One segment of Pantoea sp. Lij88 DNA contains the following:
- the pyrD gene encoding quinone-dependent dihydroorotate dehydrogenase, whose translation MFYPIVRPALFKLDPERAHELTFQQLRFMNGTPLEMFYRQNLPSRPVTCMGLTFKNALGLAAGLDKNAECIDAFAAMGFGFVEVGTVTPRAQAGNDKPRMFRLVEAGGIINRMGFNNLGVDHLVENVKKARFNGVLGINIGKNKDTPVEQGKDDYLICMEKVYAHAGYIAINISSPNTPGLRSLQYGEALDDLLSSIKQKQKELEQRHLKYVPLAVKIAPDLSEEELIQVADSLIRHQIDGVIASNTTLDRSLVSGLKHAEEAGGLSGRPVQSRSTAVIQRLSQELQGRLPIIGVGGIDSLTAAREKIAAGATLVQIYSGFIYQGPGLIKDIVTHL comes from the coding sequence ATGTTTTATCCTATCGTCCGACCGGCGCTGTTTAAACTCGATCCCGAACGCGCACACGAACTCACCTTTCAGCAACTGCGTTTTATGAACGGCACCCCGCTGGAGATGTTTTATCGCCAGAATCTGCCGTCGCGTCCGGTTACCTGTATGGGACTGACCTTTAAGAATGCCCTGGGCCTGGCCGCAGGTCTGGATAAGAACGCAGAGTGCATTGATGCGTTTGCGGCGATGGGCTTTGGTTTTGTCGAAGTCGGCACCGTTACACCGCGCGCTCAGGCAGGCAATGATAAGCCGCGGATGTTTCGTCTGGTGGAAGCGGGCGGAATTATCAATCGGATGGGATTTAATAATCTGGGTGTTGATCACCTGGTTGAGAACGTAAAAAAAGCGCGATTTAACGGCGTCCTCGGGATCAATATCGGTAAAAATAAAGATACGCCGGTCGAGCAGGGTAAAGATGATTATCTGATCTGCATGGAAAAGGTCTATGCCCACGCCGGTTATATTGCCATCAATATTTCTTCGCCTAACACCCCAGGTTTACGTTCGCTGCAATATGGTGAGGCGCTGGATGATCTGCTCTCGTCGATCAAACAGAAACAAAAAGAGCTGGAACAGCGTCATCTTAAATATGTTCCGCTGGCCGTAAAAATTGCGCCCGATCTCTCTGAAGAAGAGTTAATTCAGGTTGCGGACAGTTTAATTCGTCATCAGATTGATGGCGTCATTGCCAGTAATACCACGCTCGATCGTTCGCTGGTAAGTGGTCTTAAACATGCTGAAGAAGCGGGTGGATTAAGCGGCCGGCCAGTGCAGTCTCGCAGCACGGCGGTCATCCAGCGCCTTTCTCAGGAACTGCAGGGTCGCCTGCCCATTATTGGCGTTGGTGGCATCGATTCTCTGACCGCAGCGCGTGAAAAAATCGCCGCCGGGGCAACGCTGGTTCAGATTTATTCAGGCTTTATTTATCAGGGGCCAGGATTAATTAAAGATATCGTCACCCATCTCTAA